Proteins co-encoded in one Plasmodium reichenowi strain SY57 chromosome 10, whole genome shotgun sequence genomic window:
- a CDS encoding initiation factor 2 subunit family, putative, with protein MDDKSYSTFAKRKKKRVNGKINKEKFKKNIIKNDKYVKSSTLNKNINKKTFLHTLFKSFIKPYNEKNTAFYSILCIINNIYKCTYFNEHRCFICKSLYEDTSKQLEEKKNIYYYYSSDGDDNNFPYNIYYNIKKINLNESNKTSKNSSNSNKIIVTTNKNNAKTLNSCLLNECPHFNDSSNLEYRDEERKKYDGITEDQNETKENKENKESKENIKNMTNVENCNKVKMNVTLRHISNNNNNKSNNINNNNNNNNNNNYYYYSENQLCACPVQNFVNVKLNFCNSNQYHFLSHEKSNFVDIYNFKVFDKINMYDKILLDLNQNEIHPNILRTGIFFNKCSITTHNHRNVDLLIALKSFIKDYTLPPYEPINKHMKVVIDKEINYIIMCKKHSVSMGEVIRWFKNMISEHIGKNVLEETKEIITNNINNYIRTKIVIPSINISNYVSNHIIENHDVILIYTFDYDIYLSIIKAKRNGKKFEIILVDSEPYKNSYNIKLYTKLGISVTYTLIGGLFYNIRRCTKVLLGIDAIIHNSVYGHVGTSIICMISNLNNVDVYIVCETYKISNKILIDSFSMNNINNNLDIYDYMYMHHYHHHSNPHKCDQKCNKNVEGGTHFNKKLNNFIHSFSDIKKKNILFNNINTKYKKPTVRYVSTSVFPFALNEKAVNKKKKNNKEEWEQDEVKAVIEGRTMEDIQNVKYVENEDVKKIKDTKERRGEQLEDELKSSNKTLFNKSKASLEDQKRENLKETEPQKLYIQYSNERITNEMKMKYETKIEHCNNYKSSSYTRHIETTKFHESTDTLVKCQNITNNNESNITCCTKNFKEEKTNITDVREKCIHQMNNINDIEMEKKNSKTKEEKISLNYVKEINTVSSNSTFTTGSTTSILKQQTYLSHEIKNEKTMVKINYKNVSQTISSDNNNNNNSKVINKKNKVFFNLKNGKNNFEKSTYSLNFKNHFDIKSSNINTSTDQNIDESDKDQICCNDICHSICKSIGNVNIKNVCTDKHNDTNLFTSVFSHINKINSNNDKSFYVANICNDVTPLKYINYIVTEVGLYTSSNKNALNAFIHNNI; from the coding sequence ATGGATGATAAATCCTATTCAACCTTTGCcaagagaaaaaaaaaaagggtgaatggaaaaataaataaagagaaatttaaaaagaatattataaagaatGATAAGTATGTAAAATCATCaacattaaataaaaatattaataagaaAACTTTTTTACATACTTTATTTAAAAGTTTTATTAAACCATATAATGAGAAGAATACAGCATTTTACTctattttatgtattataaataatatttataaatgtaCTTATTTTAATGAACATCGGTGTTTTATTTGTAAATCTTTATATGAAGACACATCGAAGCAGttagaagaaaaaaaaaatatttattattattatagtAGTGATGGggatgataataatttcccttacaatatatattataatataaaaaaaataaatttaaatgaatCCAATAAAACTTCTAAAAATAGTTCAAATAGCAATAAAATTATTGTAacaacaaataaaaataatgcAAAGACATTGAACAGTTGCTTATTAAATGAATGTCCTCATTTTAATGACTCCAGTAATTTGGAATACCGGGATGAAGAGAGAAAGAAATATGATGGCATCACAGAAGATCAGAATgaaacaaaagaaaataaggaaaataaagaaagtaaagaaaatataaaaaacatGACAAATGTGGAAAATTGTAATAAGGTTAAAATGAATGTAACTTTGAGACAtattagtaataataataataataaaagcaacaatataaataataataataataataataataataataattattattattatagtGAGAACCAACTATGTGCCTGCCCTGTTCAAAATTTTGTTAatgtaaaattaaatttttgtAATTCAAATCAATATCATTTCTTATCACATGAAAAAAGCAACTTtgtagatatatataattttaaagtatttgataaaataaatatgtatgatAAGATATTATTAGATCTTAATCAAAATGAGATTCATCCGAATATATTAAGGACaggaatattttttaataaatgttCAATTACTACACATAATCATAGGAATGTGGATTTGCTTATTGCTTTAAAATCATTTATTAAAGATTATACATTACCCCCATATGAGCctataaataaacatatgaAAGTTGTTATagataaagaaataaattatattattatgtgtAAAAAACATAGTGTTAGTATGGGAGAAGTTATAAGATggtttaaaaatatgatatcTGAACATATAGGGAAAAATGTTCTAGAAGAGActaaagaaattataacAAACAATATTAACAATTATATTCGAACAAAAATAGTCATACCTTCTATAAACATATCTAATTATGTATCAAATCACATTATAGAAAACCATGAtgttattttaatatatacatttgattatgatatatatcTTTCAATTATAAAAGCAAAAAGAAATGGCAAAAAATTTGAAATAATTTTAGTTGATTCAGAACCATATAAAAATTcgtataatataaaattatataccAAATTAGGAATATCCGTTACGTATACTTTAATTGGTggtttattttataatattagaAGATGTACAAAAGTGCTATTAGGTATTGATGcaattatacataatagTGTTTATGGGCATGTAGGTACTAGTATCATTTGTATGATTTctaatttaaataatgttgatgtatatattgtttGTGAAACTTATAAAATAAGTAATAAAATACTTATTGATAGTTTCagtatgaataatataaataataatttagatatatatgattatatgtatatgcatcattatcatcatcattcGAATCCTCATAAATGTGATCAAAAgtgtaataaaaatgtagaGGGAGGTACCCactttaataaaaaattaaataacTTTATACATTCTTTTTCtgatataaagaaaaagaatatattatttaataatataaatacaaaatataaaaaaccGACCGTTAGATATGTTTCGACCTCCGTATTTCCTTTTGCACTGAATGAAAAGGcagtaaataaaaagaaaaaaaataataaagaagaatGGGAACAGGATGAAGTCAAGGCAGTAATTGAGGGAAGGACAATGGAAGACATTCAAAATGTGAAATATGTAGAAAATGAAGACGTCAAAAAAATCAAAGACACAAAAGAACGCAGAGGAGAACAACTTGAGGACGAATTAAAAAGTTCAAACAAAACTTTATTTAACAAATCTAAGGCTTCGTTAGAAGACcaaaaaagagaaaatcTAAAAGAAACAGAACcacaaaaattatatattcaatacTCAAATGAGCGTATTACCaatgaaatgaaaatgaaatatgAAACTAAGATAGAACATTGTAATAATTACAAATCATCTTCTTATACACGTCATATCGAAACAACAAAATTCCATGAATCTACAGATACATTAGTAAAATGTCAAAATATTACTAATAATAACGAATCAAATATAACTTGCTGtacaaaaaattttaaagaagaaaaaacaaatataacGGATGTACGAGAAAAATGTATTCATCAAATGAATAACATAAATGATATAgaaatggaaaaaaaaaattcgaaaacaaaagaagaaaaaatctCCTTAAATTATGTTAAAGAAATTAACACTGTTAGTAGTAATAGTACATTTACTACTGGATCAACAACAAGTATCTTAAAACAACAAACATATTTATCTcatgaaataaaaaatgaaaaaacTATGGTAAagataaattataaaaatgtatcTCAAACTATATCATctgataataataataataataatagtaaagtgattaataaaaaaaataaggtattttttaatttaaagaatggtaaaaataattttgaaaaaagTACCTATTCcttaaattttaaaaatcaTTTTGATATTAAATCaagtaatataaatacatcAACAGATCAAAATATTGATGAAAGTGATAAGGATCAAATATGTTGTAATGATATTTGCCATTCAATATGTAAATCTATTGGAAAtgtgaatataaaaaatgtttgTACTGATAAACATAACGACActaatttatttacatcTGTATTCtcacatataaataaaattaattcaaataatgataaatcTTTTTATGTAGcaaatatatgtaatgaTGTTACCCCTctcaaatatattaattatattgtGACCGAAGTAGGTCTCTATACAAgttcaaataaaaatgcTTTAAATGcttttattcataataatatataa
- a CDS encoding GDP-L-fucose synthase, putative — protein sequence MTRICLVTGGTGLLGSSLREVIKNENKNIIEKENEIIVNSNENKNIITKYIFLSSEMCDLKDYDKSKLVFEKYNFTDIIHFAAHVGGLYANKNNNLDFLINNLEISMNVIKLCHKYSISRGIFTLSTCIFPVNCSLPLTEEKIHDGKCHQSNEGYSVSKRVLEVLVRFYREKYNYEWICIIPTNIYGKYDNFNLENAHVIPSIIHKMYLAKVNNTNVYLLGDGSAVRQFIYNIDVNKILYYILNHYYSKNLTIIKDNIYNIIFSTNLPSNELSIKELAHKIKYYLKFNNKILFDTTKDNGIHKKTSSNDTLMKLLDNSFTFTELDNGLKETIDWFIEEYKNIRK from the exons atgACAAGAATTTGTCTTGTAACTGGTGGAACAGGTTTGTTAGGAAGTAGTTTACGTgaagtaataaaaaatgaaaataagaatattatagaaaaggaaaatgaaataattgTTAACtcaaatgaaaataaaaacattattactaaatatatattcttaagTTCGGAAATGTGTGATTTGAAAGATTATGATAAAAGTAAACTTgtttttgaaaaatataattttactGACATAATACATTTCGCTGCACATGTAGGAGGATTATATGCAAACAAAAATAACAACTTAGATTTTCTCATTAACAATTTAGAAATTAGTATGAATGTAATTAAACTCTGCCACAAATATTCa ATTAGTAGAGGTATTTTTACTTTATCTACTTGTATTTTCCCTGTAAATTGTTCTCTACCATTAACTGAAGAAAAAATTCATGATGGTAAATGTCACCAAAGTAACGAAGGATATAGTGTGTCAAAAAGAGTACTAGAAGTTTTGGTTAGATTTTACagagaaaaatataattatgaatgGATATGTATAATACCTACAAACATATACGGgaaatatgataattttaatttagAAAATGCGCACGTTATACCATcaataatacataaaatgTATCTAGCTAAAg TGAACAATACGAATGTATATCTTTTGGGGGACGGAAGTGCGGTGAGACAATTTATTTACAACATAGatgttaataaaatattatattatatacttaatcactattattcaaaaaatttaacaattataaaagataatatttataatattatattttccaCTAACCTTCCTTCAAATG AATTAAGCATAAAGGAGCTGGCTCacaaaattaaatattatttaaaatttaataataaaatattg ttTGATACAACAAAAGACAATGGAATTCATAAGAAG ACTTCTAGTAATGACACATTAATGAAGTTGTTGGATAATTCATTTACATTTACTGAATTAGATAATG GATTGAAAGAAACTATTGATTGGTTTATTGAAgaatacaaaaatataagaaaataa
- a CDS encoding hypothetical protein (conserved Plasmodium protein, unknown function) has product MNRIFYFCLFTILFWLSLVSGENVNNKNCNEKNRKAILLALLKNSLVDNKDYNNSEELKYALEHIQNSELYPKDSKKFDKFIDEFFSYYNIHVNFSDEEKTILHISGVFKEFYVDVDSLNKDEMKEYFKKNYEKGLSLINLIVHSNLIIQQFDHDIIDKKKVHEQNTNTNKTLEYISDNLNDLINFKNIHLNNNSTGDFIIKLYTNYVNYINPYQTNPLPNTPHYYEHKNYHTKEHYIYDEEIVNPNMDNINTHTEEDNVYVSATKGNQKEETEKKENHENNNAINPKYMNYETYYKNIFNAIFEQIDKLNKTLFEIKNKNNSETNENISESNSVNPELNNENSYSVKLSSSSPISTNKESLIFPYTYYNPYYMFRLTNNYKENDEDLKNENNINNNEDNQNDNMSKVLGKIHHILKDFNINENIMTNKMSAPLIMTIILNFFKKYMAENKFNLPMSSEVENKINKSNNKALLQQSNKDKPIHKKKEIRNKKIQTKVDVIDEKTKKKIANTIYVNVGQSGINGFFNFFDFREKSIDSNMFDLLHVMEDMKIFDIFQTVIFIQKFTENVCASYCMNITDVLELSHYDMIFYDKMVFHFSKDGMMIKTDKKYLYNLKEFENILNLLNINANTIALNCPCKFYVDVNYTYSEQYKMHLKGYLHKMNEFDYINNFSASYLLNQLIVFQDKFNYIKMNGELPIDDPKNIYNLNNVHDTAYYHNSRYFLTTDMPSLEDNFYEHLKYPDINTIHTYYNASPVKLNEVNDLKTIIIDEIKSKIFYINSYRVGDQFFPTYSDLGKDDHDLEHSAKKFYNISNENGDNTFNNNDNNMDNKKRKYNYNKHKDNNSRYTDNNNKNRDYYNRNKDKNSTNRDNYNRYKDNNYYYNNSDNNNYNERKRYIRKKTYNKLSYFNLPSLKSIYNNKIKGNSEEFSFDNELPKQTESFPLNKPQDHEAFYNLKKYHTNVYEPNDEEKENEQKLKDQIKITSDILYKDIEENKNTEDVLLIETITINNGTTSNTIENNKDSNKEGENSNTEQNDNNNNDNNNNDNNNNNNNNNDNNNNDNNNNDNNNNDNNNNNNNNINNNNNDNKEEDMSENNNKSKVTGDSIENMNEQTNGNQHPNTEYNTRQRSINAKYLIFFFKNLHVWKTDLFCQNINYMNNYLNSIQYNKTLTFDISYDTNTVTIYFTDNVTYTVKVNLEYLVFLLEKISLITFVEDLCSLFETDKKRNYKNLTEFLENTERINTFVRNHMMLSNEQFINKNKYAKELAGISTSNLFYPKKDIILRSTPYNNIILDEKDIYQTIFIYMDDMLTEKMVNDTWITPYAFVVYSKSKKDMQGNNIKIEQNKHITKYSRSAIDKYVHYEYKRISENLNRFFMESNSNAPQFNENYKEYTIIIYNDNPSMPNIVLTTTINVFNVSFLQSIMEMLLNIKANQQFFSYKGKFIPIDAFITLENKINYIFFNYIPLENYVNNGDALDFRNP; this is encoded by the coding sequence ATGAATcgaatattttatttttgtttgtttaCTATTTTGTTTTGGTTATCTCTTGTATCTGGTgaaaatgttaataataaaaactGTAATGAGAAAAATAGGAAAGCTATTTTATTAgctttattaaaaaattcattaGTAGATAATAAGGATTATAACAATAGTGAAGAATTAAAGTATGCATTGGAACATATCCAGAATTCTGAATTATATCCAAAGGATTCGAAAAAATTTGACAAATTTATTGATGAATTTTTTagttattataatattcatgTAAATTTTAgtgatgaagaaaaaacaaTCTTACATATATCAGGTGtttttaaagaattttATGTAGATGTAGATAGTTTAAATAAAGATGAAATgaaagaatattttaagaaaaattatgaaaaaggtctttctttaattaatttaatagTTCATAgtaatttaataattcaaCAATTTGATCATGATAttatagataaaaaaaaagtacaTGAACAAAACacaaatacaaataaaactttagaatatatatctgataatttaaatgatcTAATTaatttcaaaaatattcatttaaataataattccACTGGAgattttattatcaaattatatacaaattatGTGAATTATATTAACCCTTATCAAACAAACCCTTTGCCAAATACACCCCACTATTACgaacataaaaattatcatactaaagaacattatatatacgACGAGGAAATAGTTAATCCaaatatggataatataaatacacaCACTGAAGAGGATAATGTGTATGTATCAGCTACAAAAGGAAATCAAAAAGAAGAAactgaaaaaaaagaaaatcatgaaaataataatgcaATTAATCctaaatatatgaattatgaaacatattataaaaatatattcaatgCTATATTTGAACAAATAGATAAACTAAATAAAACACTTTttgaaattaaaaataaaaataacagtgaaacaaatgaaaatatttctGAATCAAATTCTGTAAATCCAGAATTAAACAATGAAAATAGCTATTCTGTAAAATTGTCCAGTTCGTCACCTATTTCAACTAACAAAGAATCTTTAATCTTTCCATATACTTATTACAATCCATATTATATGTTCAGATTAActaataattataaagaaaatgatgaagatttaaaaaatgaaaacaaTATCAACaataatgaagataacCAGAATGATAATATGAGTAAAGTTTTGGGGAAAATAcatcatattttaaaagattttaatattaatgaaaatattatgacTAATAAAATGTCAGCACCACTTATAATGACAAtcattttaaattttttcaaaaaatatatggctgaaaataaatttaatcTTCCAATGTCATCAGAGgttgaaaataaaattaacaaATCCAATAATAAAGCATTATTACAACAAAGTAATAAAGATAAACcaatacataaaaaaaaagaaattagaaataaaaaaatacaaacaAAAGTAGACGTAATTGATGAaaagacaaaaaaaaaaattgcAAATACTATTTATGTAAATGTTGGACAAAGTGGCATTAATGgattttttaatttttttgatttcAGAGAAAAATCTATAGATAGCAATATGTTTGATTTGTTACATGTAATGGAAgatatgaaaatatttgatATTTTCCAAActgttatatttattcaaaaATTTACAGAAAATGTATGTGCATCTTATTGTATGAATATTACCGATGTGCTAGAATTGTCACACTATGATATGatattttatgataaaatGGTTTTCCATTTTAGTAAGGATGGAATGATGATAAAGACggataaaaaatatttatataatttaaaagaatttgaaaatatacttaatctattaaatataaatgcTAATACCATAGCATTAAATTGCCCTTGTAAATTCTATGTAGACGttaattatacatattctgaacaatataaaatgCACTTAAAAGGATATCTCCATAAAATGAATGAATTtgattatattaataatttttcagCATCGTATCTTTTAAATCAATTAATAGTTTTCCAAgataaatttaattatattaaaatgaatGGAGAACTACCTATTGATGAtccaaaaaatatatataatttgaatAATGTACACGATACAGcttattatcataattcTAGATATTTCCTAACCACAGATATGCCAAGTTTAGAAgataatttttatgaacACCTTAAATATCCTGATATAAATACTATTCATACTTATTATAATGCTTCTCCAgttaaattaaatgaagtgaatgatttaaaaactataattattgatgaaataaaatcaaaaattttctatattaatTCTTATAGAGTAGGAGATCAATTTTTCCCAACTTATAGTGATTTAGGAAAGGATGATCATGATTTAGAACATTCAgcaaaaaaattttataacatatCTAATGAGAATGGAGATAATACATTcaataataatgacaaCAATATGGATAACAAGAAACGTAagtataattataataaacataaagataataatagcAGATATAcagataataataacaagAATAGAGATTATTATAATAGAAACAAAGATAAAAATAGCACAAATAGGGATAATTACAACAgatataaagataataattactattataataatagtgataataataactaTAATGAAAGAAAACGCTATATTAGGAAAAAAACATACAATAAATTAAgttattttaatttacCAAGCTTGaaatcaatatataataataaaattaagGGAAATAGTGAAGAATTCTCATTTGATAATGAATTACCTAAACAAACTGAATCGTTTCCTTTAAATAAACCACAAGATCATGAAgcattttataatttaaaaaaatatcatacCAATGTGTATGAACCaaatgatgaagaaaaggaaaatgaacaaaaatTGAAGGATCAAATTAAGATTACATCagatattttatataaagatattgaagaaaataaaaatacgGAAGATGTCTTATTAATAGAAACTATAACTATTAATAATGGAACTACATCAAATACaattgaaaataataaggatAGTAATAAGGAAGGAGAAAATTCTAACACTgaacaaaatgataataataacaatgataataataacaatgataataataacaataataataataacaatgataataataacaatgataataataacaatgataataataacaatgataataataacaataataataacaacataaataataataataatgataataaggAAGAGGATATGAGTGAgaacaataataaatcaaaagTTACAGGTGACAGtatagaaaatatgaatgaacAAACAAATGGTAATCAACACCCAAACACTGAATATAATACAAGACAAAGATCTATTAATGCAAAATATTtgattttcttttttaaaaatctTCATGTATGGAAAACAGATTTATTTTGCcagaatataaattatatgaataacTACCTAAATAGTATACAATATAACAAAACCCTCACCTTTGATATAAGTTATGACACAAATACAGTaactatatattttactgATAATGTTACTTATACTGTAAAAGTAAACTTAGAATAtcttgtatttttattagaaaaaatatcattGATAACATTTGTAGAAGATTTATGTTCTCTCTTTGAAACtgataaaaaaagaaattataaaaatttaacTGAATTCTTAGAAAATACAGAACGTATAAATACATTTGTAAGAAATCATATGATGTTGTCTAATGAacaatttataaataaaaataaatatgcaAAGGAATTAGCAGGAATATCTACATCTAATCTCTTTTATCctaaaaaagatattattttaaGATCCACACcttataacaatattatattagaTGAAAAAGATATCTACCAAaccatttttatttatatggaTGATATGTTAACAGAGAAAATGGTAAATGATACTTGGATTACACCTTACGCATTTGTAGTCTATTCAAAATCCAAAAAAGACATGCAaggaaataatattaaaatcGAACAAAATAAGCATATAACCAAATATTCTAGAAGTGCAATTGATAAATATGTGcattatgaatataaaagaatttcAGAAAACCTAAATCGCTTTTTTATGGAATCAAATTCAAATGCTCCTCAAtttaatgaaaattataaagaatatacaataattatttataatgataatcCATCTATGCCTAATATTGTACTTACTACAACGATTAATGTATTCAATGTTTCTTTCTTACAAAGTATAATGGAAAtgttattaaatattaaagcCAACCAACAATTCTTTTCTTATAAAGGGAAATTCATACCAATCGATGCATTCATTActttagaaaataaaatcaaCTACATATTCTTTAACTATATACCACTTGAAAATTATGTTAATAATGGAGATGCACTAGATTTTAGAAATCCAtag